One stretch of Haladaptatus sp. R4 DNA includes these proteins:
- a CDS encoding MBL fold metallo-hydrolase, whose product MELTDHVYAFPLTYDLGDREMTIYPSGVETEDGLILLDAGLPGKIDTLADALAEDGFSLDDVDTLFLTHQDGDHVGGAAELLDRTHASVVASTGDTPAIEGDEELVKSDRYPPINVDIEVVDGVTFRTEAGPMRVVETPGHTPGHLSVVLPEAELLIAADATVADEDGLQGPNETFTPEMEMAIRSLGKLAAFDTSGTLCYHGGFVEDADVEATYQSLTK is encoded by the coding sequence ATGGAACTCACGGATCACGTGTACGCGTTTCCACTGACGTACGACCTCGGTGACCGGGAGATGACGATATACCCCTCCGGCGTCGAAACCGAAGACGGACTCATCCTCCTCGACGCCGGGTTACCCGGTAAAATCGACACGCTGGCCGACGCGCTCGCCGAGGACGGCTTTTCGCTGGACGACGTGGACACGCTGTTTTTGACCCATCAGGACGGGGACCACGTCGGCGGCGCGGCCGAGTTGCTCGACCGAACCCACGCCAGCGTCGTGGCATCGACCGGTGACACACCCGCCATCGAGGGCGACGAAGAACTCGTCAAGTCGGACCGATACCCGCCGATCAACGTCGATATCGAAGTCGTGGACGGCGTCACGTTCCGCACCGAGGCCGGGCCGATGCGCGTGGTCGAAACGCCGGGGCACACGCCCGGCCATCTCTCGGTCGTCCTGCCCGAGGCCGAACTGCTCATCGCGGCCGACGCCACGGTCGCGGACGAAGACGGACTTCAGGGACCGAACGAAACGTTCACCCCCGAGATGGAGATGGCGATACGTTCCCTCGGCAAACTCGCCGCGTTCGACACCAGCGGGACGCTGTGCTATCACGGCGGGTTCGTCGAGGACGCCGATGTCGAAGCGACGTACCAGTCGCTCACGAAGTAG
- a CDS encoding cystathionine gamma-synthase, giving the protein MTDSDDFRFETRSIHAGQEPDEETGALMTPIYANSTYVQDGPGDHRGYEYSRTGNPTRTDLEDNLASLEGGEYGRAFSSGMGAINTVLNLLSSGDHVIASEDVYGGTHRIFTQVYADYDVEFSFVDMTDPSEVSDAVRENTELLWVETPTNPLLNVVDIAAMADIAEDADALCAVDNTFATPYLQRPLELGADVVSHSLTKYLGGHSDVVGGALVTNDEALDEKFGFYQNSVGATPGPHDCFLVLRGTKTLGVRMDRHCDNARAIAQWLDDHEAVDTVYYPGLESHPNHELAAEQMSDFGGMVSFELDASLEEAADVVSETEVFTLAESLGGVESLIEQPATMTHAAIPKEERLAAGLTDGLIRASIGIEHVDDLKADLQSAFDAALN; this is encoded by the coding sequence ATGACCGACAGCGACGATTTCAGGTTCGAAACGCGCTCCATCCACGCCGGACAGGAACCGGACGAGGAGACGGGTGCGCTGATGACCCCCATCTACGCTAACTCGACGTACGTGCAGGACGGCCCGGGCGACCACCGCGGCTACGAGTACTCGCGCACGGGCAACCCGACGCGCACCGACCTCGAAGACAATCTCGCCAGCCTCGAAGGCGGCGAGTACGGTCGGGCCTTCTCCAGCGGGATGGGTGCCATCAACACCGTCCTCAACCTGCTCTCCTCGGGTGACCACGTCATCGCCAGCGAGGACGTGTACGGCGGAACCCACCGCATCTTCACGCAGGTGTACGCCGACTACGACGTCGAGTTCTCCTTCGTGGACATGACCGACCCGAGCGAAGTGTCCGACGCGGTGCGCGAGAACACCGAACTGTTGTGGGTCGAGACGCCGACGAACCCCCTGCTCAACGTCGTGGACATCGCCGCGATGGCCGACATCGCCGAGGACGCCGACGCGCTCTGTGCGGTGGACAACACGTTCGCCACTCCGTACCTCCAGCGCCCGCTCGAACTCGGCGCGGACGTCGTCTCACACTCCCTGACGAAGTACCTCGGCGGCCACTCCGACGTGGTCGGCGGCGCGCTGGTCACGAACGACGAGGCGCTGGACGAGAAGTTCGGCTTCTACCAGAACAGCGTCGGCGCGACTCCCGGTCCGCACGACTGTTTCCTCGTCCTGCGCGGGACGAAGACCCTCGGCGTCCGGATGGACCGCCACTGCGACAACGCCCGCGCCATCGCGCAGTGGTTGGACGACCACGAAGCGGTGGACACGGTGTACTACCCCGGCCTCGAATCACACCCGAACCACGAACTCGCGGCCGAACAGATGAGCGACTTCGGCGGCATGGTCAGTTTCGAACTCGACGCCTCGCTCGAAGAGGCGGCCGACGTGGTCAGCGAAACCGAGGTGTTCACGCTCGCCGAGAGCCTCGGCGGCGTCGAATCGCTCATCGAGCAACCCGCGACGATGACCCACGCCGCGATTCCGAAGGAAGAGCGCTTGGCGGCCGGACTCACCGACGGCCTCATCCGCGCCAGCATCGGTATCGAACACGTGGACGACCTGAAAGCCGACCTTCAATCGGCGTTCGACGCGGCGTTGAACTAG
- a CDS encoding aldo/keto reductase translates to MDERRLGTTGYEITEIGMGTWNIGSDWGDVSEETAHEAVRAALDAGITFLDTADVYGDGRSERVIADVLAEYETDERPVVATKAGRRLDPHEASGYAESNLREFVDRSRTNLDMDSLDLLQLHCPPTDVYYRPETFDALDDLKAEGKLDHYGVSVERVEEGLKAIEYPGVETVQIIFNPFRQRPAELFFEEARRLDIGVIVRVPLASGLLTGQLSKETEFPENDHRNFNREGEAFDRGETFAGVPYERGLEAVDELERLVPEDATMAQFSLRWILDHDAVSTVIPGSTSPDHIRENVVAASLPPLTAEERERTNEIYEAHVADAVHHRW, encoded by the coding sequence ATGGACGAACGCAGGCTCGGAACGACGGGCTACGAGATAACTGAAATCGGCATGGGAACGTGGAACATCGGGTCTGACTGGGGAGACGTCTCGGAGGAGACCGCTCACGAGGCTGTTCGCGCCGCTCTCGACGCCGGAATCACGTTCCTCGATACGGCCGACGTGTACGGCGACGGACGGAGCGAGCGCGTCATCGCCGACGTGCTCGCGGAGTACGAGACGGACGAACGGCCCGTCGTGGCGACGAAGGCCGGACGACGACTCGACCCGCACGAGGCGTCCGGATACGCGGAATCGAATCTCCGCGAGTTCGTGGACCGGAGCCGGACGAATCTTGATATGGATTCGCTCGACCTGCTTCAACTACACTGCCCGCCGACGGACGTCTACTATCGGCCGGAAACGTTCGACGCGCTGGACGACTTGAAGGCGGAGGGTAAACTCGACCATTACGGCGTCAGCGTCGAACGCGTCGAGGAGGGGCTGAAAGCCATCGAATATCCGGGTGTCGAGACGGTCCAGATAATCTTCAACCCGTTCCGTCAACGTCCGGCGGAGCTGTTCTTCGAGGAAGCGCGCCGACTCGACATCGGCGTAATCGTTCGCGTTCCCCTGGCGTCCGGCCTGCTGACCGGACAGCTATCGAAGGAAACGGAGTTCCCGGAGAACGACCACCGGAACTTCAACCGCGAAGGGGAAGCCTTCGACCGCGGCGAGACGTTCGCGGGCGTTCCGTACGAACGGGGGCTCGAAGCGGTGGACGAACTCGAACGGTTGGTGCCCGAGGACGCGACGATGGCGCAGTTCTCGCTCCGCTGGATACTCGACCACGACGCGGTTTCGACCGTCATTCCGGGGTCGACCAGTCCGGACCACATTCGGGAGAACGTCGTCGCCGCATCCCTCCCGCCGCTCACCGCCGAGGAGCGGGAGCGCACGAACGAGATTTACGAAGCACACGTGGCCGACGCGGTTCATCATCGCTGGTGA
- a CDS encoding 50S ribosomal protein L21e, whose amino-acid sequence MPSSNGPYNTTREKLSNNPRDRGTSPPQRAVQQYENGQKVHLKIDPSVRKGRFHPRFNGRTGEVVGKQGKAYKVIINDGGKEKTLITQPAHLREQK is encoded by the coding sequence ATGCCGAGCTCGAACGGACCGTACAACACCACCCGAGAAAAACTGTCGAACAACCCCCGCGACCGTGGCACCTCGCCACCACAGCGTGCAGTCCAGCAGTACGAGAACGGACAGAAAGTCCACCTCAAGATCGACCCGAGCGTGCGAAAAGGACGCTTCCACCCGCGATTCAACGGTCGCACAGGCGAAGTCGTCGGAAAGCAGGGTAAAGCATACAAGGTCATCATCAACGACGGTGGCAAGGAAAAGACGCTCATCACCCAGCCCGCACACCTCCGCGAACAGAAGTAA
- a CDS encoding RNA polymerase Rpb4 family protein: MTIFKEKLDEEYLTTPEAKELLADIERERALDETREMPYNLSRAIEHVNRFAALDAEESRELVAELLELEKVDEQTGYKIADLLPQDRDELRAVYAQERFTLSGDELDEILNVVAKYE, encoded by the coding sequence ATGACTATCTTCAAGGAAAAGCTCGACGAGGAGTATCTCACCACGCCCGAGGCGAAGGAGCTCCTCGCGGACATCGAGCGCGAACGTGCGCTGGATGAAACCCGCGAGATGCCGTACAACCTCTCCCGGGCCATCGAGCACGTCAACCGGTTCGCGGCCCTCGATGCCGAGGAATCCCGCGAGCTGGTCGCCGAGCTGCTCGAACTCGAAAAGGTGGACGAGCAGACGGGCTACAAAATCGCCGACCTTCTGCCGCAGGACCGCGACGAACTGCGCGCGGTGTACGCACAGGAGCGGTTTACCCTCTCGGGCGACGAGCTGGACGAGATACTGAACGTCGTGGCGAAGTACGAGTAG
- a CDS encoding DUF655 domain-containing protein produces the protein MSESETDSEASAVVLDFLPNGRAEDDRPQYQKEPVAYVLTESDFHLLELTLEQGESVGIGDSIPIEPPEARENVTNVREIPYDDLTSAAQSELEHAVADIVDRHERRFVDFYNDAQPITLRLHQLNLLPGIGKKLRNHVLETRKRKPFESFDDLEDRVSGLHNPKEVLVERILEEIRSDDLKYRTFARHD, from the coding sequence ATGAGTGAATCCGAGACTGACAGCGAAGCGTCGGCTGTTGTACTCGACTTCCTGCCGAACGGTCGGGCAGAAGACGACCGTCCGCAATACCAGAAAGAGCCAGTCGCCTACGTCCTCACCGAATCTGATTTCCACCTCCTCGAACTCACGCTCGAACAGGGGGAGAGCGTCGGTATCGGCGACAGCATTCCGATCGAACCCCCGGAGGCGCGCGAAAACGTCACCAACGTGCGCGAAATCCCCTACGATGACCTCACCTCCGCCGCACAGTCGGAACTCGAACACGCCGTCGCGGACATCGTCGACCGCCACGAGAGGCGGTTCGTTGACTTCTACAACGACGCCCAACCGATCACCCTCCGACTCCACCAGTTGAACCTGCTTCCCGGTATCGGGAAGAAACTGCGAAACCACGTGCTGGAAACGCGAAAGCGGAAGCCGTTCGAGAGCTTCGACGACCTCGAAGACCGTGTTTCGGGACTTCACAACCCGAAGGAGGTCCTCGTCGAGCGGATCCTCGAAGAGATCCGCTCGGACGATCTGAAATACCGAACGTTCGCCCGTCACGACTGA
- a CDS encoding 16S ribosomal RNA methyltransferase A, protein MERSPPEEPGRRDPDALIRRAGARGNPNRDQHFLVDDRVVDRIPTYAEEMRLDHVLEIGGGPGVLTDRLLAVADRVTVVERDPKFADFLRREFRAEREAGHLTVVEGDALSVELPDFSACIANLPYGISSEIAFRLLPLGKPMILMFQREFAERMAAEAGSDEYGRLSVTAQHYADVEVVETVPREAFAPQPEVESAIVRTTPRDPEYEVDDEAFFLDFVKAVFTQRRKTIRNGIRNTAHISGLDDPDAVVDALESPDDEVLGEDILRKRAGKVTPAQFAAMARVADEYGRGGG, encoded by the coding sequence ATGGAACGCTCGCCACCCGAGGAACCCGGACGGAGAGACCCCGATGCGCTGATCCGACGCGCCGGCGCGCGGGGGAACCCGAACCGTGACCAGCACTTCCTCGTGGACGACCGAGTCGTCGATAGAATACCGACGTACGCCGAGGAGATGCGTCTCGACCACGTGCTCGAAATCGGTGGCGGACCGGGCGTCCTCACCGACCGCCTGCTCGCGGTCGCCGACCGCGTGACGGTCGTCGAACGCGATCCGAAATTCGCCGATTTCCTCCGCCGCGAGTTTCGAGCGGAGCGTGAAGCGGGGCATTTGACTGTTGTGGAGGGCGACGCGCTGTCGGTCGAACTCCCCGACTTTTCGGCGTGTATCGCCAACCTCCCGTACGGAATTTCGAGCGAGATAGCGTTTCGATTGCTCCCGCTCGGCAAACCCATGATCCTCATGTTCCAGAGGGAGTTCGCCGAGCGCATGGCCGCCGAGGCCGGAAGCGACGAGTACGGCAGGCTGTCGGTGACGGCACAGCACTACGCCGACGTGGAGGTCGTGGAAACCGTCCCGCGCGAAGCCTTCGCGCCGCAACCCGAAGTCGAGAGCGCAATCGTTCGGACGACCCCCAGGGACCCGGAGTACGAGGTGGACGACGAGGCGTTCTTCCTCGACTTCGTGAAGGCGGTCTTCACCCAGCGTCGGAAGACGATTCGTAACGGGATCCGGAACACGGCCCACATCTCGGGGCTTGACGACCCGGACGCCGTCGTGGACGCGCTCGAATCCCCGGACGACGAGGTATTGGGTGAGGATATCCTTCGAAAACGCGCCGGAAAGGTCACGCCCGCCCAGTTCGCGGCGATGGCGCGCGTGGCCGACGAGTACGGACGGGGTGGTGGTTGA
- a CDS encoding mechanosensitive ion channel family protein, which yields MAGMIDWFSGFVGIDARLFVSAFVLVALLAGIVVAWRGRRRLQKTLPNALVNVIVTASFVVFAALAVLTLMFAWDYVHSTLLFFSGEDLEKALNSKNAARLLLSVVALVVAYVVVGIVREAVDRLTRHRDAISRHQAQILHRLTQVTVYVTAGATILGIWGQHLTGILVGAGFLGIVVGMAARQTLGAVLAGFMLMFARPFEIGDWVEIEEREGIVTDISIFNTRIQTFDGEYVLIPNDIVGGNTIINRSRKGRLRLEVDVGIDYDGDIERATEIAEEAMDEPEDVLAVPSPQVVTKSLGDSAVVLGLRFWIDKPSARRKWRAKTTVINTVKAAFDEEDIKIPYPQRELSGRAETNGFQVARGRERELGATTDGGEATDGGTAADEGGNDSADGDGDER from the coding sequence ATGGCGGGGATGATCGATTGGTTCAGTGGCTTCGTGGGGATAGACGCACGCCTCTTCGTCTCGGCGTTCGTCCTCGTCGCGCTACTCGCCGGAATCGTCGTGGCGTGGCGCGGACGGCGGAGACTCCAAAAGACGCTGCCGAACGCGCTGGTGAACGTCATCGTAACCGCATCGTTCGTCGTCTTCGCCGCGTTGGCGGTGCTGACGCTGATGTTCGCGTGGGATTACGTCCACTCGACGTTGCTATTCTTCTCGGGTGAGGACCTGGAGAAGGCCCTAAACTCGAAGAACGCGGCTCGACTTCTCCTCTCGGTAGTCGCCCTCGTCGTCGCCTACGTCGTCGTGGGAATCGTTCGGGAGGCCGTCGACCGACTCACCAGACACCGGGATGCCATCTCGCGCCACCAAGCCCAGATACTGCATCGTCTCACGCAGGTGACGGTGTACGTCACCGCCGGTGCGACCATCCTCGGAATTTGGGGCCAGCACCTGACGGGAATCCTCGTCGGTGCGGGGTTCCTCGGAATCGTCGTCGGGATGGCCGCTCGGCAGACCCTCGGGGCGGTGCTGGCCGGGTTCATGCTGATGTTCGCTCGACCGTTCGAAATCGGTGACTGGGTGGAGATAGAGGAGCGAGAGGGAATCGTCACGGACATCTCGATCTTCAACACGCGAATACAGACGTTCGACGGGGAGTACGTCCTGATTCCCAACGACATCGTCGGCGGGAACACCATCATCAACCGGAGTCGGAAGGGACGACTGCGGTTGGAGGTGGACGTCGGCATCGACTACGACGGCGACATCGAGCGAGCCACCGAAATCGCGGAGGAAGCCATGGACGAACCGGAGGACGTGCTGGCGGTTCCGTCCCCGCAGGTCGTGACCAAGTCGCTCGGCGACTCCGCCGTCGTCCTCGGCCTTCGGTTCTGGATCGACAAGCCCAGCGCGCGCAGAAAGTGGCGGGCGAAGACGACGGTCATCAACACGGTGAAAGCCGCGTTCGACGAGGAGGACATCAAGATTCCGTACCCGCAGCGCGAACTGTCGGGGCGTGCGGAGACGAACGGATTCCAGGTCGCCCGCGGGCGGGAACGCGAACTCGGGGCGACGACGGACGGCGGCGAAGCGACCGACGGTGGAACGGCGGCGGACGAAGGAGGGAACGACTCGGCGGACGGGGATGGTGACGAACGATGA
- a CDS encoding HemK2/MTQ2 family protein methyltransferase codes for MTDLAERRGEETQVYQPAEDSHLLAAVAAEGITADELVLEVGTGSGYVSEHVADETGARVVGADVNPHACERARERGIEAVRADLVSPFRDGAFDAVLFNPPYLPTDPDDERDDWMEKALSGGESGREVIDPFLDAVGRVLAPDGRVYLLVSSLSGVEEVVSRAGENGFSAVALRDESFPFETLTILKLVR; via the coding sequence ATGACTGATCTGGCGGAACGACGCGGCGAGGAAACGCAGGTGTATCAACCGGCCGAGGACTCCCATCTGCTCGCGGCGGTCGCGGCCGAGGGGATAACGGCGGACGAGTTGGTTCTGGAGGTCGGCACGGGGTCGGGATACGTCTCGGAGCACGTGGCCGACGAGACGGGTGCCCGCGTCGTGGGGGCGGACGTCAATCCTCACGCGTGCGAGCGCGCACGTGAGCGAGGAATCGAAGCGGTGCGGGCGGATTTGGTGTCGCCGTTCCGTGACGGTGCGTTCGATGCCGTGCTGTTCAACCCACCGTATCTCCCGACCGACCCGGACGACGAACGCGACGACTGGATGGAAAAGGCGCTCTCCGGCGGCGAATCCGGGCGGGAAGTCATCGACCCGTTCCTGGACGCCGTCGGGCGCGTGCTCGCGCCCGATGGCCGGGTGTACCTTCTCGTCAGCAGTCTCTCGGGCGTGGAAGAGGTCGTCTCGCGGGCGGGCGAGAACGGCTTTAGTGCCGTCGCGCTCCGCGACGAGTCGTTCCCGTTCGAGACGCTGACGATTCTGAAACTCGTCCGTTGA
- a CDS encoding 5-methyltetrahydropteroyltriglutamate--homocysteine methyltransferase translates to MTERIATSTGLFPLPDWAKDDLSDLKGHQKHDLISGDEGSELTTVYDDARKEVVAVQQDAGLDRVVEGQLRWDDMLAHPLTVHDSVETGGIVRYYDNNNFYRDPVVVDELTFDGDVANELESTAELADDVQAVLPGPYSLADLATDDYYGDDEEFLAAVAEFLAGEVEAFPSVETLFLLEPSLVENPPADGEDARASEAIDVVANATDADVVVQPYFGSLTEKVHAHVLDADIDALGYDLVTDHDGCLSNINEFGTTDSVSLGLVDGQNTLVESPETVAERVDWFEENTPVNEFEKVYLTTNTEPFYLPYNKFEEKLAALGEAARLEEVEI, encoded by the coding sequence ATGACTGAACGAATCGCCACATCCACGGGGCTGTTTCCGCTCCCCGATTGGGCGAAGGACGATCTCTCCGATCTGAAGGGCCACCAGAAACACGACCTCATCTCGGGCGACGAAGGGTCGGAACTGACCACGGTGTACGACGACGCACGGAAGGAAGTCGTCGCGGTGCAACAGGACGCCGGACTCGACCGGGTCGTAGAGGGGCAACTGCGCTGGGACGACATGCTGGCTCATCCGCTGACGGTACACGATTCGGTCGAAACCGGCGGAATCGTGCGCTACTACGACAACAACAACTTCTATCGCGACCCCGTGGTCGTGGACGAACTCACGTTCGACGGCGACGTGGCGAACGAACTGGAATCGACCGCCGAACTCGCCGACGACGTGCAGGCCGTCCTCCCCGGTCCCTACTCGCTCGCCGACCTCGCTACCGATGACTACTACGGCGACGACGAGGAGTTCCTCGCCGCGGTCGCGGAGTTCCTCGCCGGGGAAGTCGAGGCGTTCCCGAGCGTCGAGACGCTGTTCCTCCTCGAACCCTCGCTCGTGGAGAACCCGCCCGCGGACGGTGAGGACGCCCGCGCAAGCGAGGCGATCGACGTCGTCGCGAACGCGACGGACGCCGACGTGGTGGTACAACCGTACTTCGGGTCGCTCACCGAGAAGGTCCACGCACACGTCCTCGACGCCGACATCGACGCGCTCGGCTACGACCTCGTGACCGACCACGACGGCTGTCTGTCCAACATCAACGAGTTCGGGACGACGGATTCGGTGTCGCTCGGACTGGTCGACGGGCAGAACACGCTGGTCGAATCACCCGAGACGGTCGCCGAACGGGTCGATTGGTTCGAGGAGAACACGCCGGTCAACGAGTTCGAGAAAGTGTATCTCACCACGAACACGGAGCCGTTCTACCTGCCGTACAACAAATTCGAGGAGAAACTGGCCGCGCTCGGTGAGGCCGCGCGGTTGGAGGAGGTGGAAATATGA
- a CDS encoding immune inhibitor A domain-containing protein, with translation MKIKAVALSLLVVLSTSALWAGGTVATHPNTSDDLRPTVLDPKHPVNNSSDGVEYRKGEPSQESLDKPIDFDSAPDRFTTTDREQAGTASILADTDSSIIMDPSDDATDPDGIGTTKQYLGSDNDSYYFKNFTLLSVGDNVEVWVARDMTWPENDSRTDPTVSEQQAEALRTAFDENIYDTEADVFGKPDARNGTDSQLEEIGAVPDDYYHTENGSGKTVLLVDNIRDENYYNSSYPIYTAGFYSPQIQQYTDRNVVTLDAAGWQEVNETNDEVGSEGTLAHEYQHLIHNDLDSDETTWVNEGMSDYAETVTGYGIAQEHIDAYEELPSNSLTNWEDQGAINVLSDYGIALSFQMYLSDRYGTDFISNLAHDEKNGIAGVEETLNETGANTDFYHLYQDFSTAAVLDSSDHHVRDEYDIDGLDLNLNTSNDVGTAGAWGTNYKEVDTSDKGPITGVELSGTDYIGTQWQTATDPVDGEGTVLYSGSGTLLDRYAIMDADLSNGSTLSFETNYDIEKNWDYGFVQVSTDGGETWESLESNRTDDSPNPDAHPTVKENVPGYTGTTNGTWVNQSFDLSKYEGEGDVLVAFRYVTDWATTHPGMYVRNVEVGGEHVATDSTDSFESLREATGDKVEYQFTFIGIKKNGRAKVKQLDMRTFDDGEKQELEHFLHNGNFEKVIAASTWAAHPGEGGRVPVSVEFEYARDGHGHHGGHGHHGHGGHGGHHGHGHHGGYGGHGGYHGGHGHYGR, from the coding sequence ATGAAAATAAAAGCGGTGGCGTTGAGTTTATTAGTCGTACTGTCCACGTCGGCCCTCTGGGCCGGCGGTACTGTAGCAACACACCCGAACACGAGCGACGACCTTCGTCCGACCGTCCTCGACCCGAAGCACCCCGTGAACAACTCCTCGGACGGGGTCGAATATCGGAAGGGCGAACCCTCACAGGAGTCGCTCGACAAGCCGATAGATTTCGATTCCGCTCCCGATAGGTTCACGACGACGGATAGGGAACAGGCCGGGACGGCATCCATCCTCGCGGATACGGACTCGTCCATCATCATGGACCCGTCCGACGACGCGACCGACCCGGACGGCATCGGAACGACCAAGCAGTACCTCGGCTCCGACAACGACAGCTACTACTTCAAGAACTTCACGCTCCTCTCCGTCGGTGACAACGTCGAAGTGTGGGTCGCCCGCGACATGACGTGGCCGGAAAACGACTCCCGCACCGACCCGACGGTCTCGGAACAGCAGGCCGAAGCGCTTCGCACGGCGTTCGACGAGAACATCTACGACACCGAAGCCGACGTGTTCGGTAAACCCGACGCCCGTAACGGGACCGACAGTCAACTGGAGGAAATCGGTGCGGTCCCCGACGACTACTACCACACCGAGAACGGGTCCGGCAAGACCGTCCTGCTGGTGGACAACATCCGGGACGAGAACTACTACAACTCGTCGTACCCCATCTACACGGCCGGGTTCTACTCGCCCCAGATTCAGCAGTACACCGACCGCAACGTCGTCACGCTCGATGCTGCGGGATGGCAGGAAGTCAACGAAACCAACGACGAGGTCGGCTCCGAGGGAACGCTCGCACACGAGTACCAGCACCTCATTCACAACGACCTCGACAGTGACGAGACGACGTGGGTGAACGAAGGCATGTCCGATTACGCCGAAACCGTCACCGGCTACGGCATCGCCCAAGAGCACATCGACGCCTACGAGGAACTGCCGTCGAACTCCCTCACCAACTGGGAGGACCAAGGGGCTATCAACGTCCTCTCGGACTACGGCATCGCGCTCAGCTTCCAGATGTACCTGAGCGACAGGTACGGAACCGACTTCATCAGCAACCTCGCACACGACGAGAAGAACGGAATCGCGGGCGTCGAGGAAACCCTGAACGAGACCGGTGCGAACACCGACTTCTACCACCTCTACCAGGACTTCTCGACCGCGGCAGTGCTCGACTCCTCGGACCACCACGTCCGGGACGAGTACGACATCGACGGTCTCGATTTGAACCTCAACACGTCGAACGACGTCGGTACCGCTGGCGCGTGGGGAACCAACTACAAGGAGGTCGATACGTCCGACAAAGGGCCGATAACGGGCGTGGAGCTATCGGGAACGGACTACATCGGAACCCAGTGGCAGACCGCGACTGATCCCGTCGACGGCGAGGGGACGGTACTGTACTCCGGGTCCGGAACCCTGCTCGACCGGTACGCCATCATGGATGCCGACCTCTCGAACGGATCGACGCTGTCGTTCGAGACGAACTACGACATCGAGAAGAACTGGGACTACGGCTTCGTGCAGGTCTCGACGGACGGCGGGGAGACGTGGGAGAGTCTGGAATCCAACCGGACTGACGACTCCCCGAACCCGGACGCTCACCCGACGGTCAAGGAGAACGTACCGGGATACACCGGCACGACCAACGGAACCTGGGTCAACCAGTCGTTCGACCTCTCGAAATACGAGGGCGAGGGTGACGTTCTCGTCGCCTTCCGCTACGTGACCGACTGGGCGACCACTCATCCCGGCATGTACGTCCGGAACGTCGAAGTCGGCGGCGAGCACGTCGCCACGGACTCCACGGACTCGTTCGAGAGTCTCCGCGAGGCGACGGGTGACAAGGTCGAGTACCAGTTCACCTTCATCGGCATCAAGAAGAACGGCCGCGCGAAGGTGAAGCAACTCGACATGCGGACCTTCGACGACGGCGAGAAACAGGAACTCGAACACTTCCTCCACAACGGTAACTTCGAGAAAGTCATCGCGGCTTCGACGTGGGCGGCCCATCCGGGTGAGGGCGGCCGCGTTCCGGTCAGCGTCGAGTTCGAATACGCGCGCGATGGACACGGACACCACGGTGGCCACGGTCATCACGGGCACGGTGGTCATGGTGGCCATCACGGTCACGGACATCACGGTGGTTACGGTGGCCATGGCGGTTACCACGGCGGCCACGGCCACTACGGCAGGTAA